One Setaria italica strain Yugu1 chromosome II, Setaria_italica_v2.0, whole genome shotgun sequence DNA segment encodes these proteins:
- the LOC101786649 gene encoding nuclear pore complex protein GP210 isoform X2: MGSPPAAAAAVVAVVAVAAALLSASAAANPAGGPHMADLSVLLPPRMTKPVEYRLIGGDGCFSWSWDHHDLISVKPEYNDSSRCSTSARLASIAPYNGRRETSVYATDIISGITIHCKVFVDKISRIRIFHHAVKIDLDEIATLRVHAFDDEENVFSSLVGLQFLWQLSPRLLDSSSHHLVHIPLKETHLSDCGGFCGDMNIRFELEDKNLGSDFFVVKGIEIGQEVVKAQLFEPQLEHVIDTITLTVAEAMSLEPPSPVLVTVGVSVKFKLKVFRQKVAEVIKLPSPYHRWHATNSSVAQVDSSLGISHALGLGFTKIIVEDTRVEGHEQVSSLHVVIPRTLFLYLVPVMDDSAHFHGITNIPSSKDWYVYPGRKYMVLAKAFAEGFDAREIYITEENELRLESSTMEFWNLSQVLDSSIGSYEVQTSRLLSPVSQGKGHLVASLTYLTEASGPAKVLKIMQEVNVCSKVKAFWDEGLESSNVIHLPWVPGVYQEIELKATGGCGKTLDDYKLFSSDEDVASVSDSRIVHAKKPGQAVIRVVSAFDFLNFDEIIVEVSIPSVLSILPVFPVEVPVGTRLHAAAALKTSNGHSFSRCDHLNAFIRWSVLSDNESFHILNTAEASSVEDIKHSAGSWGQNGNPCAWISLNASAAGRSTVVATFTFDSDSNIETLGPISLKATSKISAYYPLVVLQGGNGNQFGGYWFDLSGIHGRIEIMDNNSPKELYLVPGSAMDVFLFGGPERWDQVVDFVETVDVIGELKNHITSSTTVQKLSSGIYRVSCPSKVNYKLLFSRGNMIGKDHPVPAIAKSEFSVVCDFPSEITLIANENENRLNILEAASKADRDPDRLQAPAVVISNGRNIRLAAVGIHGNGRFFANSSSLCLKWETIGCEGLAYFAETKSAEMLDESAWERFLVLQNSTGVCTVRATVAGLSTKFAGQTHEEEHTFHSLTDAIQLQLVSSLRVTPEYVMLVFHPDAQENLIVSGGTCSLDASTNDTHVVQIVKHPGKSLCSQLILGAKGLGKAIVTIQDVGLSPKATTYSLARVANVDWIQIIAEEHISLMEGSTKDFQILAGTQDGQTFGDSQFKYMGIELHLGDKILELISPSDSIDGPKFSIKAAKTGITSLYVSTRQHSGQRVLSQVVKVEVYKPLQIHPGYIYLTPGASFVLSVKGGPKTGVYIEYSSLNMEVVEVQNATGKLSAKAVGNSTVRAAILANGGTLVCEAFGRVEVDIPLAMILNTQSDRLCIGCSMPIYPSLPKGDLFSFYETCQSYSWMIADEKVVIFQSAKSWQYRLGQGSEGKNNPWFSNGSSNSFINHMIGRSAGKTKVSISVTCDFLLAGTTGSVVSYNASKTILVVPDPPLALVLPITWLFPPFYTTTSLLPRSANSLGEPDSLDLESSVGYSLLRGSGRGGSAIQDASIIDGSKIRTGESNAVDCIQAKDYSTGRTEIASCLRVAEVAQARLAAAESSVQIAYLSVNDRVELDIKYADELGYIFHEAHGVAPVKVETNYPDVVSILMPRDFNGTHGTHERFVLQARSHGTALIRLRINHIPNKADFIMVSVGAQMYPRDVILHSGQHLNFTVIGDGMETRGSGHWLSSNEKIVHVNRVTGEAQARSEGVAEVIFKGSNLKLQTTVSVLKVNQIVVDAPAETLTNAAGPPDGYKFSVRFSDSTEHSSGSSVSPIDVPFECKVDPSFVGYVEPWTDHAAKKSYCLFHPYPPAQLLAVKLNQKEGFLHILVRANLKEDLKVTGSAHALFVKGFYIKEPGKLNLAPSCNHSTITIGGNTDVELFWNAKDLLSVSRVDSNENKGVPSQIIYRVEVLKRQPFSEKVTIVLPVTGQTEEIEISYDTGEKAEPSSSWGLTTFAVILTCIVVPVATIAFFMKSLERPSRRAPSRNTAASTPARTPVASPAAMADPASPANGQLSPRTPQPFMEYVRRTIDDTPYYKRDGRRRFNPQNTY, encoded by the exons AtggggtcgccgccggccgctgcggcggcggttgtGGCGGTggtcgcggtggcggcggcgctgctgtcGGCCTCCGCTGCTGCCAACCCCGCGGGCGGGCCCCACATGGCGGACCTGAGCGTGCTGCTGCCCCCTCGCATGACCAAGCCCGTCGAGTACCGCCTCATCGGCGGGGATGGATGCTTCTCCTG GTCATGGGATCATCATGATCTTATTTCAGTTAAACCAGAGTACAATGATAGCAGCAGATGCTCGACTAGTGCTCGTTTGGCATCAATTGCCCCTTACAATGGCCGGAGAGAGACTTCTGTCTATGCAACTGATATTATCAGTGGAATCACAATACACTGTAAAGTATTCGTGGACAAGATCTCGCGGATCAGAATTTTCCACCATGCTGTTAAAATTGACCTAGATGAAATTGCTACATTGCGTGTTCATGCCTTTGACGATGAAG AAAATGTGTTCTCGTCGTTGGTGGGGTTGCAGTTTTTGTGGCAGCTTTCCCCAAGATTGCTTGATAGCAGTAGCCATCATCTTGTTCATATTCCACTGAAAGAAACACATTTGAGTGACTGTGGTGGCTTTTGTGGTGATATGAATATTCGGTTTGAGCTAGAAGACAAG AATCTTGGTTCAGATTTCTTTGTGGTGAAGGGTATTGAGATCGGCCAAGAGGTTGTTAAAGCTCAGTTATTTGAGCCTCAGCTTGAGCATGTGATTGACACAATCACATTGACTGTTGCTGAAGCTATGTCACTAGAGCCACCCTCACCAGTTCTCGTGACAGTTGGTGTTTCGGTGAAGTTTAAACTAAAGGTTTTTCGACAAAAAGTTGCTGAAG TGATTAAATTACCATCACCATATCATCGATGGCATGCAACAAACTCTTCTGTGGCCCAAGTGGATAGTTCCTTGGGTATCTCACATGCTTTGGGTCTGGGCTTTACTAAGATTATTGTTGAAGACACAAGAGTAGAAGGTCATGAACAAGTATCATCTCTACACGTTGTTATTCCACGAACACTCTTCCTTTATCTGGTCCCTGTTATGGATGATTCTgctcattttcatgggataaCGAATATTCCATCCTCAAAAGATTGGTATGTTTATCCTGGACGAAAATACATGGTCCTTGCCAAAGCATTTGCAGAGGGATTTGATGCTAGGGAGATATATATTACAGAG GAAAACGAGCTTAGACTGGAGAGTAGTACCATGGAATTCTGGAACTTATCACAGGTGCTAGACAGTTCTATAGGTTCCTATGAAGTGCAAACTTCTAGATTGTTAAGTCCTGTTTCCCAGGGGAAAGGACATTTAGTTGCTTCCTTAACTTACCTAACAGAGGCATCTGGACCAGCAAAG GTTCTCAAGATCATGCAAGAGGTTAATGTTTGTAGTAAGGTGAAGGCATTCTGGGATGAAGGATTGGAGAGCTCCAATGTTATTCACCTTCCCTGGGTTCCTGGAGTCTATCAGGAAATTGAACTGAAGGCAACTGGAG GCTGTGGTAAGACACTGGACGACTACAAGTTATTTTCCTCTGATGAAGATGTTGCTTCTGTCTCTGACTCTCGTATTGTGCATGCAAAAAAGCCTGGTCAAGCTGTCATCAGAGTAGTTTCTGCTTTTGATTTCTTGAATTTTGACGAG ATCATTGTTGAAGTTTCCATTCCTTCAGTATTGTCTATCTTGCCGGTCTTTCCTGTGGAGGTGCCTGTTGGAACACGACTTCATGCTGCTGCGGCACTAAAAACATCTAATG GACACTCATTCTCACGATGTGACCATCTTAATGCTTTTATAAGGTGGAGTGTACTATCTGATAATGAGTCTTTTCACATTCTTAACACTGCTGAGGCCTCGAGCGTTGAGGACATAAAACATAGTGCTGGTTCTTGGGGACAAAATGGCAATCCTTGTGCCTGGATATCTCTAAATGCATCTGCTGCTGGCCGATCCACAGTAGTTGCAACGTTCACCTTTGATTCAGATTCTAATATTGAGACACTTGGACCTATTTCTCTAAAGGCAACTTCAAAAATTTCTGCATATTATCCTCTGGTGGTTCTTCAAGGGGGAAATGGAAACCAATTTGGTGGGTACTGGTTTGACTTATCTGGAATACATGGTAGGATTGAGATCATGGATAACAACTCTCCGAAGGAGCTGTACTTAGTTCCTGGATCAGCAATGGATGTTTTTCTCTTTGGAGGACCTGAGCGGTGGGACCAAGTGGTTGATTTTGTTGAAACCGTTGATGTGATTGGTGAATTGAAAAATCATATTACTAGTTCTACTACTGTGCAGAAATTATCTAGTGGAATATACCGAGTATCTTGCCCAAGCAAAGTGAACTAT AAACTGCTGTTCTCACGTGGAAACATGATCGGGAAAGATCATCCTGTGCCTGCTATAGCCAAATCAGAGTTTTCTGTTGTGTGTGACTTCCCATCAGAAATAACATTGATAGCAAATGAAAATG AAAATCGACTTAATATTTTGGAAGCCGCTAGCAAAGCTGACCGTGATCCTGATAGATTGCAAGCACCAGCTGTTGTAATCTCCAATGGAAGAAATATACGTCTTGCTGCTGTGGGTATACATGGAAATGGAAGATTTTTTGCTAATTCGTCTTCTCTTTGCCTGAAATGGGAAACCATTGGATGTGAAGGGCTTGCTTACTTTGCCGAAACCAAATCAGCTGAAATGCTTGATGAGTCAGCTTGGGAGAGGTTTCTTGTCCTACAGAATTCTACAGGAGTG TGCACTGTGCGTGCTACAGTCGCTGGCCTCTCTACCAAATTTGCTGGCCAAACTCACGAGGAAGAACACACATTTCATAGTCTCACAGATGCTATTCAGTTGCAG CTTGTTTCTTCCTTAAGAGTCACCCCAGAGTATGTGATGTTAGTTTTCCATCCTGACGCACAG GAAAATTTGATTGTCAGTGGTGGAACGTGCTCCCTAGATGCTTCTACCAATGACACACATGTGGTGCAAATAGTTAAACATCCAGGAAAATCCTTATGTTCTCAATTGATTCTTGGGGCTAAAGGCTTAGGCAAAGCTATTGTCACAATCCAGGATGTTGGCCTTTCTCCTAAAGCAACAACTTACTCTCTG GCTAGAGTTGCAAATGTTGACTGGATTCAGATAATCGCAGAGGAGCACATCAGCCTTATG GAAGGTAGCACAAAGGATTTTCAAATATTAGCTGGCACCCAAGATGGACAAACATTTGGCGATTCTCAG TTCAAATATATGGGCATTGAGTTGCACCTTGGTGACAAGATTCTGGAGCTTATTAGTCCAAGCGATTCAATTGATGGACCCAAATTTTCAATTAAAGCTGCAAAAACTGGCATAACATCTCTATAT GTCAGTACTAGGCAACACTCTGGACAAAGAGTTTTGAGTCAGGTCGTAAAGGTGGAGGTGTACAAACCATTGCAAATACATCCTGGGTATATTTACCTCACTCCAGGCGCCTCTTTTGTG CTTTCCGTTAAAGGTGGTCCAAAAACTGGAGTTTACATTGAGTACTCAAGTCTGAATATGGAAGTTGTAGAGGTTCAAAATGCTACTGGGAAGCTGTCTGCAAAGGCTGTGGGGAACTCT ACTGTACGTGCTGCTATTTTGGCAAATGGAGGTACCTTAGTCTGTGAAGCTTTTGGAAGAGTCGAAGTGGATATCCCACTGGCTATGATACTGAATACTCAAAGTGACCGTCTTTGTATTGGCTGTAGCATGCCAATCTATCCTTCGCTGCCTAAG GGAGATTTATTTTCCTTCTATGAAACTTGCCAAAGTTACAGTTGGATGATAGCAGATGAGAAG GTTGTGATATTCCAATCAGCTAAATCTTGGCAATACAGACTTGGCCAAGGATCAGAAGGAAAAAACAATCCATGGTTTTCCAATGGCAGCAGCAATTCTTTTATCAACCATATGATTGGGAG GTCTGCTGGGAAAACCAAAGTTTCCATTTCAGTTACTTGTGACTTCTTGCTAGCTGGCACCACTGGGTCTGTTGTATCATACAATGCCTCCAAGACCATTCTGGTGGTTCCAGATCCTCCCCTTGCACTTGTGCTTCCTATAACTTGGTTGTTCCCACCCTTTTATACTACTACGAGCCTTTTGCCTAGATCAGCGAATTCACTTGGAGAACCAGACTCACTTGACCTGGAGAGTTCGGTTGGGTATTCTCTGCTAAGGGGCAGTGGTAGGGGTGGTTCTGCGATCCAAGATGCTAGCATAATTGATGGAAGTAAGATTAGGACTGGAGAAAGCAATGCAGTTGATTGTATTCAAGCAAAAGACTACTCAACTGGAAGAACAGAAATAGCATCATGTCTACGAGTTGCTGAG GTTGCACAAGCACGGCTAGCTGCTGCAGAATCATCAGTCCAGATTGCCTATCTATCCGTAAATGATAGAGTTGAATTGGATATAAAATATGCTGATGAATTAG GTTATATCTTCCATGAAGCTCATGGAGTAGCCCCTGTAAAGGTTGAGACAAATTATCCTGATGTTGTATCCATTCTCATGCCAAGAGATTTTAATGGTACACATGGCACACATGAACGTTTTGTTCTTCAG GCGAGAAGTCATGGGACAGCTCTTATAAGGCTGCGCATAAACCATATTCCAAATAAAGCGGATTTCATAATG GTATCTGTTGGTGCACAAATGTATCCTAGGGATGTGATCCTTCATTCTGGTCAGCACCTGAACTTCACTGTTATTGGAGACG GTATGGAAACGCGTGGATCTGGCCACTGGTTAAGTAGCAATGAAAAGATTGTGCATGTCAATCGTGTGACTGGTGAAGCACAGGCACGTAGTGAAGGTGTAGCAGAAG TAATCTTCAAAGGTTCAAATCTTAAGCTGCAAACAACTGTCAGTGTCCTCAAGGTGAACCAAATAGTTGTTGATGCTCCTGCAGAGACGCTGACTAATGCTGCTGGCCCACCTGATGGATACAAGTTCTCTGTAAGATTCAG TGATTCAACTGAGCACAGCAGTGGATCCTCTGTGAGTCCAATTGATGTCCCGTTTGAATGCAAGGTTGACCCTTCTTTTGTTGG GTATGTTGAGCCATGGACTGACCATGCTGCAAAGAAATCCTATTGCCTGTTTCATCCATATCCACCTGCACAGCTGCTGGCTGTGAAGTTGAACCAGAAGGAAGGATTCTTACACATTTTAGTTCGCGCAAATCTAAAGGAAGACCTGAAGGTGACAGGATCTGCACATGCCCTTTTTGTCAAAGGATTTTACATCAAAGAACCTGGGAAG TTAAATTTGGCTCCAAGTTGCAATCATAGCACCATTACTATTGGTGGAAATACTG ATGTTGAGTTATTCTGGAATGCTAAAGATTTACTCTCAGTCAGCCGTGTTGACTCAAATGAGAACAAGGGTGTTCCTAGTCAAATTATCTACAGG GTTGAAGTGCTAAAAAGGCAACCCTTCTCTGAGAAGGTTACTATCGTTCTTCCTGTCACTG GCCAGACTGAGGAAATCGAGATCAGCTATGATACAGGAGAGAAGGCAGAGCCATCATCATCATGGGGCCTAACCACATTTGCTGTTATCCTCACATGCATCGTGGTACCGGTAGCTACGATTGCGTTCTTCATGAAGTCGCTGGAGAGGCCTAGCAGACGGGCACCGTCAAGGAACACGGCAGCATCCACACCAGCACGAACACCGGTGGCCAGTCCCGCTGCGATGGCTGACCCTGCATCCCCAGCTAATGGTCAGCTCTCGCCTCGCACGCCACAGCCATTCATGGAGTACGTGAGGAGGACCATCGACGACACGCCCTACTACAAGCGCGACGGCAGGAGGCGATTCAACCCTCAGAACACGTACTGA